A single genomic interval of Cupriavidus sp. MP-37 harbors:
- the def gene encoding peptide deformylase, producing the protein MIREILKMGDQRLLQVARPVERFNTPELRTLIEDMFDTMDHANGAGLAAPQIGVDLQVVIFGFDRNPRYPDAPTVPKTVLINPVLEMPSDEMEDGWEGCLSVPGLRGVVPRHVRLKYSGYDLMGNRIERVAEGFHARVVQHECDHLQGILYPMRIKDFRQFGFTEILFPDLPANSDD; encoded by the coding sequence ATGATCCGCGAGATTCTCAAGATGGGCGATCAGCGCCTGCTGCAGGTGGCAAGGCCGGTGGAGCGCTTCAACACGCCGGAACTGCGCACGCTGATCGAAGATATGTTCGACACCATGGACCACGCCAACGGCGCGGGCCTGGCCGCGCCGCAGATCGGCGTGGACTTGCAGGTGGTGATCTTCGGCTTCGACCGCAATCCGCGCTACCCGGATGCGCCCACCGTGCCCAAGACCGTGCTGATCAACCCGGTGCTGGAAATGCCGTCCGACGAGATGGAAGACGGCTGGGAGGGCTGCCTGTCGGTGCCAGGCCTGCGCGGCGTGGTGCCGCGGCACGTGCGGCTGAAGTACAGCGGCTACGACCTGATGGGCAACCGCATCGAACGCGTGGCCGAGGGCTTCCATGCGCGCGTGGTGCAGCATGAGTGCGACCATCTGCAGGGGATTCTTTATCCGATGCGGATCAAGGATTTCCGGCAGTTTGGGTTTACGGAGATCCTGTTTCCGGATTTGCCGGCGAACAGCGACGACTGA
- a CDS encoding pseudouridine synthase yields the protein MTDSNSPKRKTLGIKAASDTGTAARKGGTRPVRVSDLNRKRVQAVSEGIKRAQQRAGGKTGGKSGAVAQGEAPAQPRQPRAPRPADGERQPRPRRPDAGEARPRRFGEEESRPRRFGDDRGEARPRRFEGGESRPPRRFGDDDNRPRRTGADRGEARPRRFEGESRPPRRFGDDDNRPRRTGADRGEARPRRFEGGESRPPRRFGDDDNRPRRTGADRGEARPRRFEDESRPPRRFSDDDNRPRRFEGADARPRRPGDDERRPRPAPSGERRREGTAPARRFSDAADRIRTAGAARPQAPAPRPVSAASQRAESSHDDGLVRLSKRMSELGLCSRREADEWIPRGWVLVDGKPVTELGSRIRPDAEIEIRQEARSEQGERVTVLLNKPVGYVSGQAEDGYEPAAALFTPENQWEGDPTRKRFAPWQRKNLAPAGRLDIDSTGLLVLTQDGRVARALIGEDSTVEKEYLVRVVWHSPHGPVERNISAEFPADDLELLRHGLALDGVPLRPAKVSWQNEEQLRFVLREGRKRQIRRMCEQVGLQVVGLKRVRMGRVVLGDLPPGKWRFLGQFEKF from the coding sequence ATGACCGACAGCAATTCGCCGAAGCGCAAGACGCTAGGCATCAAGGCCGCCAGTGATACCGGCACGGCCGCGCGCAAGGGCGGCACCCGCCCCGTGCGCGTGTCCGACCTGAACCGCAAGCGCGTGCAGGCCGTTTCCGAAGGCATCAAGCGCGCCCAGCAGCGCGCCGGCGGCAAGACCGGTGGCAAGAGTGGAGCCGTGGCCCAGGGCGAAGCGCCAGCCCAGCCGCGCCAGCCGCGCGCGCCCCGCCCCGCCGACGGCGAACGGCAGCCGCGTCCGCGCCGCCCGGATGCCGGCGAGGCGCGCCCGCGACGCTTCGGTGAAGAGGAAAGCCGTCCGCGCCGCTTTGGCGATGACCGCGGTGAAGCGCGCCCGCGCCGCTTCGAAGGCGGCGAGTCACGCCCGCCGCGCCGCTTTGGCGACGACGACAATCGTCCGCGCCGTACTGGCGCCGACCGTGGTGAAGCGCGTCCGCGCCGCTTCGAAGGCGAGTCGCGCCCGCCGCGCCGCTTTGGCGACGACGACAACCGCCCGCGCCGCACTGGCGCCGACCGTGGCGAAGCGCGCCCGCGCCGTTTCGAAGGCGGCGAATCGCGCCCGCCGCGCCGCTTTGGCGACGACGACAATCGCCCGCGCCGCACTGGCGCCGACCGTGGTGAAGCGCGTCCGCGCCGCTTCGAAGACGAGTCGCGCCCGCCGCGCCGATTTAGCGACGACGACAACCGCCCGCGCCGTTTCGAAGGCGCCGACGCGCGCCCGCGCCGCCCCGGTGACGACGAGCGCCGCCCGCGCCCCGCGCCGTCGGGCGAGCGCCGCCGCGAAGGCACGGCGCCGGCACGCCGCTTCAGCGACGCGGCCGACCGCATCCGCACCGCTGGCGCGGCACGGCCGCAAGCGCCGGCGCCCCGCCCCGTGTCGGCAGCGTCGCAACGCGCCGAATCCAGCCACGACGACGGCCTGGTACGCCTGTCCAAGCGCATGTCCGAACTGGGCCTGTGCTCGCGCCGCGAGGCCGACGAATGGATCCCGCGCGGCTGGGTCCTGGTCGACGGCAAGCCCGTGACCGAACTCGGCAGCCGCATCCGTCCCGACGCCGAGATCGAGATCCGGCAGGAAGCGCGCTCCGAGCAAGGCGAGCGCGTCACCGTGCTGCTGAACAAGCCGGTCGGCTACGTTTCCGGCCAGGCCGAGGACGGCTACGAGCCCGCCGCGGCGCTGTTCACCCCCGAAAACCAGTGGGAAGGCGACCCTACGCGCAAGCGCTTCGCGCCGTGGCAACGCAAGAACCTGGCGCCGGCCGGCCGCCTCGACATCGACTCCACCGGGCTGCTGGTGCTGACGCAGGACGGCCGCGTCGCGCGCGCGCTGATCGGCGAGGATTCGACCGTCGAGAAGGAATACCTGGTGCGCGTGGTCTGGCACTCGCCGCACGGGCCGGTCGAGCGCAACATCAGCGCCGAATTCCCGGCCGACGACCTCGAACTGCTGCGCCACGGCCTGGCGCTGGACGGCGTGCCGCTCCGGCCGGCCAAGGTCAGCTGGCAGAACGAAGAGCAGCTGCGCTTCGTGCTGCGCGAGGGCCGCAAGCGCCAGATCCGCCGCATGTGCGAGCAGGTGGGACTGCAGGTGGTGGGCCTCAAGCGCGTGCGCATGGGACGCGTGGTGCTGGGTGATCTGCCGCCGGGCAAGTGGCGGTTCCTGGGCCAGTTCGAGAAGTTCTGA
- the ligA gene encoding NAD-dependent DNA ligase LigA, whose protein sequence is MTAKHRGAQADASAPAGALPADAAASRVAWLRDELDRHNYQYYVLDAPTVPDAEYDALFSELLALELEHPELQTPDSPTQRVGGEPLSAFDSVRHRVPMLSLNNAFADDDVLNFDRRCAQGLGRSAPAAGEADLFSAADAVEYACELKFDGLAMSLRYEDGRLVQAATRGDGETGEDVTVNVRTIKAIPLKLRGQAPAVLEVRGEVFMFRRDFDKLNARQAEAGEKTFVNPRNAAAGSLRQLDPRITARRPLSFFAYGLGELQGVERPPTHSAMLDGFAALGLPVCKDRAVVKGAQGLLDFYRDIGKRRDDLPYDIDGVVYKVNALAEQERLGFVSRAPRFALAHKFPAQEMTTIVEDIEVQVGRTGAITPVARLKPVFVGGVTVTNATLHNEDEIRRKDVHIGDTVIVRRAGDVIPEVVAVVTERRPADARAFVMPGACPVCGSHIEKLEDEAIARCTGGLICAAQRKQSLLHFAQRRAMDIEGLGDRLVEQLVDQGIVRTPADLYKLGVAKLAALERMADKSAANLVAAIDKSRATTMNRFIFALGIRHVGEATAKDLARHFGKLDALMAADEAALLEVNDVGPVVAQSIAHFFAEPHNVEVIEQLRAAGVHWPESEPVAKAPAPLSGKTFVLTGTLPTLSREDAKELLEAAGAKVAGSVSKKTDYVVAGAEAGSKLDKAEALGVPVLDEAGMLALLAQAGAAPAGE, encoded by the coding sequence ATGACCGCAAAACACCGCGGCGCGCAGGCAGATGCCTCCGCGCCCGCCGGCGCCTTGCCGGCCGATGCCGCAGCCAGCCGCGTGGCCTGGCTGCGCGATGAGCTGGACCGCCACAACTACCAGTATTACGTGCTGGACGCGCCCACCGTCCCCGATGCGGAATACGACGCGCTGTTCAGCGAACTGCTGGCGCTGGAGCTCGAGCATCCCGAACTGCAGACGCCGGACTCGCCCACCCAGCGCGTGGGCGGCGAGCCGCTGTCGGCGTTCGACTCGGTGCGGCACCGGGTGCCGATGCTGTCGCTCAACAACGCCTTCGCCGACGACGACGTGCTCAACTTCGACCGCCGCTGCGCGCAGGGGCTGGGCCGCAGTGCGCCCGCGGCCGGCGAGGCCGACCTGTTCAGCGCCGCCGACGCAGTCGAATACGCCTGCGAGCTGAAGTTCGACGGCCTGGCCATGTCGCTGCGCTATGAAGACGGGCGCCTGGTGCAGGCCGCCACGCGCGGCGATGGCGAGACCGGCGAGGACGTCACCGTCAACGTGCGCACCATCAAGGCGATCCCGCTCAAGCTGCGCGGCCAGGCGCCGGCGGTGCTGGAGGTGCGCGGCGAGGTCTTCATGTTCCGCCGCGACTTCGACAAGCTCAACGCGCGCCAGGCCGAGGCCGGCGAGAAGACCTTCGTCAATCCGCGCAACGCCGCCGCCGGCAGCCTGCGCCAGCTCGATCCGCGCATCACCGCCAGGCGTCCGCTGTCGTTCTTTGCCTACGGGCTGGGCGAGCTGCAGGGGGTGGAGCGGCCGCCCACCCACAGCGCGATGCTCGACGGCTTCGCCGCGCTGGGTTTGCCGGTGTGCAAGGATCGCGCGGTGGTGAAGGGCGCGCAGGGACTGCTCGATTTCTACCGCGATATCGGCAAGCGCCGCGACGACTTGCCCTATGACATCGACGGCGTGGTCTACAAGGTCAATGCCCTGGCCGAGCAGGAGCGGCTGGGCTTTGTCTCGCGCGCGCCGCGCTTTGCGCTGGCGCACAAATTCCCGGCGCAGGAGATGACCACCATCGTCGAGGACATCGAGGTGCAGGTCGGCCGCACCGGCGCGATCACGCCGGTGGCGCGGCTCAAGCCGGTGTTCGTCGGCGGCGTGACCGTGACCAATGCCACGCTGCACAACGAGGACGAGATCCGCCGCAAGGACGTGCATATCGGCGACACCGTGATCGTGCGCCGCGCCGGCGACGTGATCCCGGAAGTCGTCGCCGTGGTGACCGAGCGCCGGCCGGCCGATGCCCGCGCCTTCGTGATGCCGGGCGCCTGCCCGGTGTGCGGTTCGCATATCGAGAAGCTCGAGGACGAAGCCATTGCCCGCTGCACCGGCGGCCTGATCTGCGCGGCGCAGCGCAAGCAGTCGCTGCTGCATTTCGCGCAGCGGCGCGCCATGGATATCGAAGGCCTGGGCGACAGGCTGGTCGAGCAACTGGTCGACCAGGGCATCGTGCGCACGCCGGCCGACCTGTACAAGCTCGGCGTCGCCAAGCTGGCCGCGCTGGAGCGCATGGCGGACAAGTCGGCGGCCAACCTGGTCGCGGCGATCGACAAGTCGCGCGCGACCACCATGAACCGCTTTATCTTCGCGCTCGGCATCCGCCACGTCGGCGAAGCTACCGCGAAGGACCTGGCCCGGCACTTCGGCAAGCTCGATGCGCTGATGGCGGCCGACGAAGCCGCGCTGCTCGAGGTCAACGATGTCGGCCCGGTGGTGGCGCAGTCGATCGCGCACTTCTTCGCCGAGCCGCACAACGTCGAGGTCATCGAGCAGCTGCGCGCCGCGGGCGTACACTGGCCGGAAAGCGAGCCGGTGGCCAAGGCGCCGGCGCCGCTGTCGGGCAAGACCTTTGTCCTGACCGGCACGCTGCCGACGCTGTCGCGCGAAGACGCCAAGGAACTGCTGGAAGCCGCCGGCGCCAAGGTGGCGGGCTCGGTGTCGAAGAAGACCGACTACGTGGTCGCCGGTGCCGAGGCCGGCAGCAAGCTGGACAAGGCCGAGGCGCTGGGCGTGCCGGTGCTGGACGAGGCCGGCATGCTGGCGCTGCTGGCGCAAGCCGGCGCCGCGCCCGCCGGGGAATAA
- the smc gene encoding chromosome segregation protein SMC — translation MRLSSIKLAGFKSFVDPTNFQVPGQLVGIVGPNGCGKSNIIDAVRWVLGESRASELRGESMQDVIFNGSTARKQAGRASVELVFDNAEGRAAGQWSQYAEVAVKRVLTRDGTSSYYINNQPVRRRDIQDIFLGTGLGPRAYAIIGQGMISRIIEAKPDDMRIFLEEAAGVSKYKERRRETENRLSDTRENLTRVEDILRELGSNLEKLEGQAEVAQRFKTLQADGEEKQHLLWLLRKREAQQEQERHQRAIEQAQIDLEAQTAQLRHVEAELETLRAAHYAASDGMHAAQGALYEANAEVSKLEAEIRYVVESRNRVQAQIAALTAQREQWQAKAEQATDELAQAEENLAVAEGRTVEAQEAVAQQNDELPTLEAQWRDAQQLLNEQRAGIMQAEQALKLEAAQQRSADQMLQQLEQRRERLSAEDKGLDRPDETRLEQARAELAEQEALVEEAQAVLADAEENVPRLDEARRAAQARVHSEAAAIATLEARLSALRQLQENVQTDGKVQPWLARHELAELPRLWKKVHIEPGWENALESVLREKLAALEVSNLDWVKAFLSDAPPAKLAFYSPPAAARPLETPAGLRPLMALVQITEPGIRAVMQDWLADVYVATDMAQALAARNTLPDGASFVVAEGHLVGRNAIQIYAADSEQAGMLAREQEIENLQKQARAQLLLSDQAKTEAVRAEAAYTQASQALGDARARAEQATRRVHALQMDVLKLSQAMERYAARSGQIREELEEIHAQIEEQRAIRAESEASFEQHDAALAEMQATHEDQQMAFEALDSKLSGARHQLRDLERAAQEALFAERNLASRIDELRRNIQVAADQAERIAESLENARAELETINEQTAHTGLQEALERRAEKEEKLTIARTELDALSAQLRQHDEQRLAAERSLQPLRDRITELQLKEQAARLNQEQFSEQLATAEVDEAALAGKLTGDLKPSYLQGEVTRINNAINALGPVNMAALDELAAARERKTFLDAQSADLNDAIGTLEDAIAKIDQETRALLQGTFDQVNHHFGELFPSLFGGGQARLIMTGEEILDAGVQVMAQPPGKKNSTIHLLSGGEKALTAIALVFAMFQLNPAPFCLLDEVDAPLDDANTERYANMVARMSDKTQFVFISHNKIAMEMAHQLIGVTMQEQGVSRIVAVDMDAAVSMAEAA, via the coding sequence GTGCGACTATCCTCGATCAAGCTGGCGGGCTTCAAGTCATTCGTCGATCCCACCAATTTCCAGGTGCCGGGCCAACTGGTCGGCATCGTCGGTCCCAACGGCTGCGGCAAATCCAACATCATCGACGCGGTGCGCTGGGTGCTGGGCGAGTCACGCGCATCTGAACTGCGTGGCGAATCCATGCAGGACGTCATCTTCAACGGCTCCACCGCGCGCAAGCAGGCCGGCCGCGCCAGCGTCGAGCTGGTGTTCGACAACGCCGAAGGCCGCGCCGCGGGCCAGTGGAGCCAGTACGCCGAAGTCGCGGTCAAGCGCGTGCTGACCCGCGACGGCACCTCGTCCTACTACATCAACAACCAGCCGGTGCGCCGCCGCGACATCCAGGACATCTTCCTGGGCACGGGCCTGGGCCCGCGCGCCTACGCCATCATCGGCCAGGGCATGATCTCGCGCATCATCGAGGCCAAGCCCGATGACATGCGCATCTTCCTGGAAGAGGCGGCGGGCGTGTCCAAATACAAGGAGCGCCGCCGCGAGACCGAGAACCGCTTGTCCGACACCCGCGAAAACCTGACCCGCGTCGAAGACATCCTGCGCGAACTCGGCAGCAACCTCGAAAAGCTCGAAGGCCAGGCCGAAGTGGCGCAGCGCTTCAAGACGCTGCAGGCCGACGGCGAAGAGAAGCAGCACCTGCTGTGGCTGCTGCGCAAGCGCGAGGCCCAGCAGGAGCAGGAACGCCACCAGCGCGCCATCGAACAGGCCCAGATCGACCTGGAAGCGCAGACCGCGCAGCTGCGTCATGTCGAAGCTGAATTGGAAACCCTGCGCGCGGCGCACTACGCCGCGTCCGACGGCATGCATGCCGCCCAGGGCGCGCTGTACGAGGCCAATGCCGAAGTCAGCAAGCTGGAAGCCGAGATCCGCTACGTGGTCGAATCGCGCAACCGCGTGCAGGCCCAGATCGCCGCGCTGACCGCGCAGCGCGAGCAATGGCAGGCCAAGGCCGAACAGGCCACCGACGAACTGGCGCAGGCCGAGGAAAACCTGGCCGTGGCCGAGGGCCGCACGGTCGAGGCGCAGGAGGCCGTGGCGCAGCAGAACGACGAGCTGCCGACGCTCGAAGCGCAATGGCGCGACGCCCAGCAGCTGCTCAACGAGCAGCGCGCCGGCATCATGCAGGCCGAGCAGGCGCTGAAGCTCGAAGCCGCGCAGCAGCGCAGCGCCGACCAGATGCTGCAGCAGCTGGAACAGCGCCGCGAACGGCTGTCGGCCGAAGACAAGGGCCTGGACCGCCCCGACGAAACCCGCCTGGAGCAGGCCCGCGCCGAGCTGGCCGAGCAGGAGGCGCTGGTCGAGGAAGCCCAGGCCGTGCTCGCCGACGCCGAAGAAAACGTGCCGCGCCTGGACGAGGCGCGCCGCGCCGCGCAGGCGCGCGTGCACAGCGAAGCCGCCGCCATCGCCACGCTCGAGGCGCGCCTGTCGGCGCTGCGCCAGCTGCAGGAAAACGTGCAGACCGACGGCAAGGTGCAGCCCTGGCTGGCCAGGCATGAACTGGCCGAGCTGCCGCGCCTGTGGAAGAAGGTCCATATCGAGCCGGGCTGGGAGAACGCGCTCGAATCCGTGCTGCGCGAGAAGCTGGCCGCGCTGGAAGTGTCGAACCTGGACTGGGTCAAGGCCTTCCTGTCCGACGCGCCGCCGGCCAAGCTGGCGTTCTACTCGCCGCCGGCCGCGGCCCGTCCGCTCGAAACGCCGGCCGGCCTGCGCCCGCTGATGGCGCTGGTGCAGATCACCGAGCCCGGCATCCGCGCGGTAATGCAGGACTGGCTCGCCGACGTCTATGTCGCCACCGACATGGCGCAGGCGCTGGCCGCGCGCAACACGCTGCCCGACGGCGCCTCGTTCGTGGTGGCCGAAGGGCACCTGGTGGGCCGCAACGCCATCCAGATCTACGCCGCCGATTCCGAGCAGGCCGGCATGCTCGCGCGCGAGCAGGAAATCGAAAACCTGCAGAAGCAGGCGCGCGCACAATTGCTGCTGTCCGACCAGGCCAAGACCGAAGCGGTGCGCGCCGAAGCGGCCTACACCCAGGCCAGCCAGGCGCTGGGCGACGCCCGCGCCCGCGCCGAGCAGGCCACCCGCCGCGTGCATGCGCTGCAGATGGACGTGCTCAAGCTGTCGCAGGCGATGGAGCGCTATGCCGCCCGCAGCGGGCAGATCCGCGAGGAACTCGAAGAGATCCACGCGCAGATCGAAGAGCAGCGCGCCATCCGCGCCGAATCCGAAGCCAGCTTCGAGCAGCACGATGCCGCGCTGGCCGAGATGCAGGCCACCCACGAAGACCAGCAGATGGCCTTCGAGGCGCTGGACAGCAAGCTTTCCGGCGCGCGCCACCAGCTGCGCGACCTCGAGCGCGCGGCGCAGGAAGCGCTGTTTGCCGAACGCAACCTGGCCAGCCGCATCGACGAGCTGCGCCGCAATATCCAGGTGGCGGCGGACCAGGCCGAGCGCATCGCCGAATCGCTCGAGAACGCCCGCGCCGAGCTCGAGACCATCAACGAGCAGACCGCGCATACCGGCCTGCAGGAAGCGCTGGAGCGCCGTGCGGAGAAGGAAGAGAAGCTGACCATCGCGCGCACCGAACTCGATGCGCTGTCGGCGCAGCTGCGCCAGCACGACGAGCAGCGCCTGGCCGCCGAGCGCAGCCTGCAGCCGCTGCGCGACCGCATCACCGAGCTGCAGCTCAAGGAACAGGCGGCGCGCCTGAACCAGGAGCAGTTCAGCGAGCAACTGGCCACGGCCGAAGTGGACGAGGCCGCGCTGGCCGGCAAGCTGACCGGCGACCTGAAACCGTCCTACCTGCAGGGCGAAGTCACGCGCATCAACAACGCCATCAACGCGCTCGGCCCGGTCAACATGGCCGCGCTCGACGAACTGGCCGCGGCGCGCGAGCGCAAGACCTTCCTCGACGCGCAGTCGGCCGACCTGAACGACGCCATCGGCACGCTGGAAGATGCGATCGCCAAGATCGACCAGGAAACCCGCGCGCTGCTGCAGGGCACCTTCGACCAGGTCAACCACCATTTCGGCGAGCTGTTCCCGTCGCTGTTCGGCGGCGGCCAGGCGCGCCTGATCATGACCGGCGAGGAAATCCTCGACGCCGGCGTGCAGGTGATGGCGCAGCCGCCCGGCAAGAAGAACTCGACCATCCACCTGCTGTCGGGCGGCGAGAAGGCGCTGACCGCGATCGCGCTGGTGTTTGCGATGTTCCAGCTGAACCCGGCGCCGTTCTGCCTGCTGGACGAGGTCGACGCGCCGCTGGACGACGCCAATACCGAGCGCTACGCCAATATGGTGGCGCGCATGTCGGACAAGACCCAATTCGTTTTCATCTCACATAACAAGATCGCCATGGAAATGGCTCATCAACTCATTGGCGTGACCATGCAGGAGCAGGGCGTTTCGCGGATCGTGGCAGTAGATATGGACGCGGCAGTGTCGATGGCGGAGGCGGCATGA
- a CDS encoding cell division protein ZipA C-terminal FtsZ-binding domain-containing protein codes for MKLNMDLQTALIVAGLVFVVLVFGYNQWQIRKARRPRELRPEDDLPPMREPVVGQSTAPETAARLHEAAAEQPPRREPTLSQAPASAGVAVADNNHAAAAAAAAASTADADEAVAEEVAVAAAAARASADEAEVASAATPAPAPAPAPATALAPAPAPAPVAAVPDGQPAPAVVDPLIDCIVPLHLERKASGDRILPLTGRLRRAGTKPVHIEGLRAEANAWEPVTAGHQYEDLQVGVQLANRGGPLNALEFSEFITAVESLAESLDASADLPDMGETVANARELDAFAAACDVQLGVNVISDGAPWSAAYVQNVATQDGLVLSRDGTRFIRYQANAEGVQRPLFTLQFGDTNFLRDDLTVKAGRQITLLLDVPVADQAARPFKTVCEYGHTLAQRMGAQLVDDNMRPLTEASFVAIFNQLEALYQKLEARGMPAGSAVALRLFSN; via the coding sequence ATGAAGCTCAACATGGACCTGCAGACCGCGCTGATCGTCGCGGGCCTGGTTTTCGTGGTGCTGGTGTTCGGCTACAACCAGTGGCAGATCCGCAAGGCACGCCGTCCGCGCGAGCTCAGGCCCGAAGACGACCTGCCGCCGATGCGCGAGCCGGTGGTCGGCCAGAGCACCGCGCCGGAAACCGCCGCACGCCTGCACGAAGCCGCCGCCGAACAGCCGCCGCGACGCGAGCCGACGCTGTCGCAGGCGCCGGCCAGCGCCGGCGTCGCCGTGGCTGACAACAACCACGCCGCTGCGGCCGCGGCCGCAGCAGCCAGCACCGCCGATGCCGACGAAGCCGTCGCCGAGGAAGTCGCCGTCGCGGCCGCGGCGGCGCGCGCGTCGGCCGATGAGGCGGAAGTCGCCAGCGCTGCGACACCTGCCCCGGCACCTGCGCCAGCACCCGCAACCGCACTGGCACCTGCACCTGCACCCGCACCGGTCGCTGCCGTGCCGGACGGCCAGCCCGCGCCGGCCGTGGTCGATCCGCTGATCGACTGCATCGTGCCGCTGCACCTGGAGCGCAAGGCTTCCGGCGACCGCATCCTGCCGCTGACCGGCCGGCTGCGCCGCGCCGGCACCAAGCCGGTCCATATCGAGGGGCTGCGCGCCGAAGCCAACGCCTGGGAACCCGTCACCGCTGGCCATCAGTACGAAGACCTGCAGGTGGGCGTGCAGCTGGCGAATCGCGGCGGCCCGCTCAATGCGCTGGAGTTCTCGGAATTCATCACCGCGGTGGAGTCGCTGGCCGAATCTCTCGATGCCTCGGCCGACCTGCCCGACATGGGCGAGACCGTGGCCAACGCGCGCGAGTTGGACGCCTTTGCCGCCGCCTGCGACGTGCAGCTCGGTGTCAACGTGATCTCCGACGGCGCGCCGTGGTCGGCCGCCTATGTGCAGAACGTGGCGACGCAGGACGGGCTGGTGCTGTCGCGCGACGGCACCCGCTTTATCCGCTACCAGGCCAATGCCGAGGGCGTGCAGCGCCCGCTGTTCACGCTGCAGTTCGGCGACACCAACTTCCTGCGCGACGACCTGACCGTCAAGGCCGGCCGCCAGATCACGCTGCTGCTCGACGTGCCGGTGGCCGACCAGGCCGCCAGGCCGTTCAAGACGGTGTGCGAGTACGGTCATACGCTGGCCCAGCGCATGGGCGCGCAGCTGGTCGACGACAACATGCGGCCGCTGACCGAAGCCTCGTTCGTCGCCATCTTCAACCAGCTCGAGGCGCTGTACCAGAAGCTGGAAGCGCGCGGCATGCCGGCGGGTTCGGCGGTGGCGCTGCGCCTGTTCAGCAACTAG